In Anaerostipes hadrus ATCC 29173 = JCM 17467, a single genomic region encodes these proteins:
- a CDS encoding biotin/lipoyl-containing protein: MKSYRITVNGNVYDVTVEETTGNEAATATHPVSNAGSVEIKSSVPGKIIAVEVSQGQAVKAGDTVVILESMKMEIPVVAPQDGTIASIAVSQGNNVENGAVLATMN; encoded by the coding sequence ATGAAAAGTTATAGGATCACAGTAAATGGAAATGTATACGATGTAACAGTGGAAGAAACAACAGGAAATGAAGCAGCAACTGCAACACATCCAGTATCAAATGCAGGAAGTGTTGAGATTAAATCTTCTGTTCCAGGAAAGATCATTGCAGTTGAAGTATCACAAGGACAGGCAGTGAAAGCTGGAGATACGGTTGTGATCTTAGAATCTATGAAAATGGAGATTCCAGTCGTTGCACCTCAGGATGGAACAATTGCAAGTATCGCTGTATCACAGGGAAATAATGTTGAAAATGGAGCTGTCTTAGCTACAATGAATTAG